A portion of the Paenibacillus marchantiae genome contains these proteins:
- a CDS encoding ABC transporter substrate-binding protein, translating into MSHTENNDLFRRDRSKKATHGRKRGFAGLMLLLLVLSLMVVACGNKTNTAGEQATTETTKTNASAATQTAEEPQTQVIEHAMGKTEVPLHPKRVAVFGLEDLTLSLGVPMVYAYDFDGYYLDDQLKALNIPLAGNADFNPNLEAILATQPDLIVVQRNAIDDKAYEELSKIAPTIAYSPDDWEKTIVEIGKATGLEDKAQEVLQANTDKLKQAKEDIISAVGPDKTVVFMRPSDKDLQVFFPSFAPLIYTELGLNPDESVAALQKDTKDDWGVTTSLEKLPSIGADYVFAIYGGSISTEEEFNENSAVATEVEKLHVWKTMPAVKDNHVFKVSARHWMMSGPIADGKVADDVVAAVTGKK; encoded by the coding sequence ATGTCTCACACAGAAAATAATGATCTCTTTAGAAGAGATCGTTCAAAAAAGGCTACACATGGAAGGAAACGCGGATTTGCAGGATTGATGCTCCTGCTATTGGTTCTTTCACTTATGGTTGTTGCCTGCGGAAATAAAACAAATACAGCAGGAGAGCAAGCCACAACAGAAACGACCAAGACAAACGCAAGCGCAGCGACTCAAACTGCCGAAGAGCCTCAGACTCAGGTCATCGAACATGCCATGGGCAAAACGGAAGTTCCGCTGCATCCAAAACGTGTTGCCGTATTTGGTCTGGAGGATCTTACATTGTCCCTGGGTGTACCGATGGTCTATGCATACGACTTTGATGGCTACTACTTGGATGACCAGCTCAAAGCACTGAACATTCCGCTCGCTGGAAATGCGGATTTCAATCCGAATCTGGAAGCCATTCTGGCAACCCAGCCCGATCTTATCGTGGTTCAGCGAAACGCCATTGATGACAAAGCGTATGAGGAACTGAGCAAGATTGCGCCAACCATTGCCTATTCACCGGATGATTGGGAGAAAACCATTGTGGAAATAGGAAAGGCAACGGGCTTGGAAGATAAAGCACAGGAGGTGCTTCAGGCGAACACCGACAAACTGAAACAGGCCAAGGAAGATATCATTTCGGCTGTGGGCCCGGACAAAACAGTTGTCTTCATGCGTCCATCGGACAAGGATCTGCAGGTGTTCTTTCCGAGCTTCGCTCCACTTATCTACACTGAATTGGGGTTAAATCCAGACGAAAGCGTTGCAGCACTCCAGAAGGATACTAAGGACGATTGGGGAGTCACGACATCTCTAGAGAAGCTGCCTTCTATTGGAGCTGATTATGTGTTTGCCATCTACGGAGGATCGATTAGCACGGAAGAAGAGTTCAATGAAAACAGTGCCGTTGCAACGGAAGTTGAGAAACTTCATGTATGGAAAACGATGCCTGCTGTGAAGGACAACCATGTGTTCAAAGTGTCAGCCAGACATTGGATGATGTCCGGCCCAATTGCAGACGGCAAGGTGGCAGACGATGTGGTAGCAGCCGTCACTGGCAAGAAATAA
- a CDS encoding sensor histidine kinase, giving the protein MSYKQIKWMILLIPTLTVGLWEYVRHQFLLPYISMNLGNWLTPVIVYVVSITLLTRLFLILERIQKELEHEREAKAALESREKMAKELHDGIAQSLFLLSVKVGRLEEQAKLDQQLDDVYSIKKTVHEVNRYVRQAIADLRYDPNVDNTFTTNESVTLLGQIRRIAKDIPVRIELDWSIPDDAFTDKEKVELLACIREALFNIQKHASASQGWIQGNGHKKCWNITIRDNGKGFEMNPFERKDRYGLKIMRERMNELNYNMQFRREQQLTVVEFSKDGEML; this is encoded by the coding sequence ATGTCTTACAAACAAATCAAGTGGATGATCTTGCTCATTCCCACCTTGACCGTTGGACTGTGGGAGTATGTACGACATCAGTTTCTGCTCCCCTACATATCAATGAATTTGGGCAACTGGCTTACGCCTGTCATTGTATATGTCGTGAGTATAACGTTGTTAACTCGGCTGTTTCTGATTTTGGAACGTATTCAAAAAGAGCTGGAGCATGAGCGTGAAGCCAAAGCCGCATTGGAATCTCGTGAAAAGATGGCCAAGGAACTCCATGATGGAATCGCCCAATCCCTTTTTTTATTATCGGTAAAAGTGGGGCGTTTAGAGGAACAAGCCAAGTTGGATCAACAGTTGGACGATGTGTATTCGATCAAGAAAACGGTTCATGAAGTCAATCGTTATGTGCGTCAGGCCATTGCCGATTTACGTTATGATCCTAACGTTGACAATACCTTCACTACGAACGAATCGGTCACACTACTTGGTCAAATTCGAAGAATTGCCAAAGATATCCCCGTCCGAATCGAACTGGATTGGAGCATCCCGGATGATGCATTTACTGACAAAGAGAAAGTAGAACTGCTCGCTTGTATTCGGGAAGCTCTCTTTAATATTCAAAAGCATGCATCAGCTTCCCAAGGATGGATTCAGGGAAATGGGCACAAGAAGTGCTGGAATATCACGATTCGAGATAATGGAAAAGGATTTGAGATGAATCCCTTTGAACGAAAGGATCGATATGGACTGAAAATCATGAGAGAGCGGATGAATGAGCTGAACTATAACATGCAATTCCGAAGGGAGCAGCAGCTTACTGTTGTCGAATTTTCAAAGGATGGTGAGATGTTATGA
- the nrdE gene encoding class 1b ribonucleoside-diphosphate reductase subunit alpha — protein sequence MRHIELNNMLLKRDSDGFFQLHKDKEAVEEFMREIKDKSMAFANIDDQVKFMIDHDYYEDFYASYTADQVRTVFEITRGYQYNFPSYMAASKFYTDYALRTYDRKTYLEQYADRVAAVALHLGQGHFDTACLLSRSMMEQRLQPATPTFLNAGKSRRGELVSCFLLEMDDSLNSINYVLNTCMQLSKIGGGVAVNLSKLRARGEVIKGVEGAAKGITPVLKLMEDGFSYADQMGQRKGSGAAYYNIFGWDVMELLDSKKINADEKIRLKTLSIGLIVPNRFYKLAQDNEPLYLFAPYSVYKAYGTHLDDMDLDVMYDTLLADDRVKKKKSLSARDMLTKIAMTQLESGYPYIINKTNANQAHALKNVGQVKMSNLCTEIFQLQETSEITDYGQPDIIRKDISCNLASLNIVNVMESGKIKESVHEGMIALTSVSDMTHVANAPGVAKANSEMHSVGLGAMNLHGYLAKNRIAYESSEAKDFVRTFFMTMNYHSLEKSMEFAEQTGQRFYGFEQSDYATGVYFDRYVTTDYRPTTSKVQVLFNGIAVPSPEDWNLLKSKVMTNGLYHAYRMAIAPTASISYIQNATSSVMPIVEQIETRTYANSTTYYPMPYLQKDNVFYYKSAYQMDQFKVIDLIAEIQPHVDQGISTILHVNSDVSTRELARCYLYAAHKGLKSLYYTRTNKLTMEECIACSI from the coding sequence TTGCGTCATATTGAATTAAATAACATGCTGCTAAAGCGCGACTCTGATGGCTTCTTCCAGTTACATAAGGATAAAGAGGCTGTAGAGGAGTTTATGAGAGAAATCAAAGATAAAAGTATGGCATTTGCCAACATTGATGATCAAGTCAAATTCATGATTGATCATGATTATTACGAGGATTTCTATGCTTCCTATACAGCTGACCAAGTTAGAACCGTATTTGAAATTACGCGTGGCTATCAATATAACTTTCCTTCCTATATGGCAGCTTCTAAATTCTATACTGATTATGCATTGAGAACATATGACCGCAAAACATACCTTGAGCAATATGCGGATCGAGTAGCAGCCGTAGCACTTCATCTGGGTCAAGGACACTTTGATACGGCTTGTTTGCTGTCTCGTTCTATGATGGAACAGCGTCTTCAACCGGCAACCCCTACTTTTCTAAATGCGGGAAAAAGTCGGCGCGGTGAACTGGTTTCTTGCTTCCTGCTTGAAATGGATGATTCACTGAACTCCATAAACTATGTACTAAACACTTGTATGCAGTTATCCAAAATCGGTGGTGGAGTGGCTGTCAACCTGTCGAAGTTGCGTGCTCGTGGTGAAGTCATTAAAGGGGTTGAAGGTGCTGCTAAAGGCATCACGCCTGTTCTCAAGCTGATGGAAGACGGCTTCTCCTACGCTGATCAGATGGGTCAACGTAAGGGGTCTGGTGCAGCATACTATAATATTTTCGGTTGGGACGTTATGGAACTGCTGGATAGCAAAAAGATTAATGCGGATGAGAAAATCCGGCTGAAAACTCTCTCTATCGGACTTATTGTCCCTAATCGTTTCTATAAGCTGGCTCAAGATAATGAGCCCCTGTACCTCTTCGCACCTTATAGTGTCTACAAGGCGTATGGAACACATTTGGATGATATGGATCTGGACGTGATGTATGATACCTTGCTGGCTGACGACCGCGTGAAGAAGAAAAAATCGCTCAGCGCACGGGATATGCTGACCAAAATAGCGATGACTCAACTTGAATCCGGTTATCCCTACATCATTAATAAAACCAATGCCAATCAAGCACATGCCTTGAAAAACGTAGGACAAGTCAAAATGTCGAACCTTTGCACAGAGATCTTCCAGCTCCAAGAAACTTCTGAAATTACAGACTATGGTCAACCGGATATTATTCGCAAAGATATCAGCTGCAACCTGGCCTCCCTCAATATTGTTAATGTTATGGAGAGTGGCAAGATCAAGGAATCCGTTCATGAGGGAATGATCGCACTAACCTCCGTCAGCGACATGACACATGTAGCCAATGCTCCCGGTGTGGCAAAAGCCAATTCCGAAATGCATTCCGTTGGCTTGGGTGCCATGAATCTGCACGGTTACTTAGCCAAAAACAGGATTGCTTATGAGAGCTCGGAGGCCAAGGATTTTGTACGTACCTTCTTTATGACCATGAATTATCATTCTCTGGAGAAAAGTATGGAGTTTGCAGAGCAAACGGGTCAACGGTTCTATGGATTCGAGCAATCGGACTATGCGACTGGGGTATATTTTGATCGTTATGTGACTACGGATTACCGTCCCACCACATCGAAAGTACAAGTATTGTTCAACGGAATTGCTGTTCCGTCTCCTGAAGATTGGAACCTGCTTAAGTCTAAAGTGATGACAAATGGTCTCTATCATGCCTATCGCATGGCTATTGCTCCAACGGCCAGCATCTCTTATATCCAAAACGCAACATCCAGTGTAATGCCCATCGTGGAACAAATTGAGACACGGACCTATGCCAATTCAACCACGTATTATCCGATGCCCTATTTGCAAAAGGATAATGTCTTCTATTACAAGTCAGCGTATCAAATGGATCAATTCAAGGTAATTGATTTGATTGCGGAGATTCAGCCGCATGTGGACCAAGGCATCTCAACCATTCTTCATGTAAACAGTGATGTATCCACGCGGGAGTTGGCTCGCTGCTACCTGTATGCTGCTCATAAAGGGTTGAAATCTCTGTATTATACAAGAACCAACAAGCTGACGATGGAAGAATGCATTGCTTGTTCAATATAA
- a CDS encoding ABC transporter substrate-binding protein, translating into MLTLQIIPFAAPIDQFWTDDYRRKYRYDVKVALSHDYDFNLKALMRARPDRIVALDEMIPEEEKEKLRHIAPVLFLSWHGEDWRQHLRRTARFLDRENESERWLLRYEEKVETVLHYIPHSFQQGKLIALSVSPRGIQIWGRRAGTVFYDDLKIAAASGVDQIEFTRYVEAEQLAAFDADVIIVSVMKDHHSLMVWERLQHAESWKQLHAVRNRQVYLTQGGHWLSEPILEHTANRHELLLQEVNLLFSAR; encoded by the coding sequence TTGCTGACCCTGCAAATCATCCCCTTCGCAGCGCCCATTGATCAGTTTTGGACAGATGATTACCGTCGGAAATATCGTTATGATGTCAAGGTAGCACTCAGCCACGACTATGATTTCAACCTCAAAGCATTGATGCGGGCCAGGCCAGACCGGATTGTTGCATTGGACGAGATGATCCCCGAAGAGGAGAAAGAGAAGCTGCGGCACATCGCACCGGTGTTGTTTCTAAGTTGGCACGGAGAGGATTGGCGGCAACATCTGCGGCGAACGGCCCGTTTTTTGGATCGGGAGAATGAAAGTGAAAGATGGCTTCTTCGATATGAGGAAAAGGTGGAAACGGTTCTTCATTATATTCCTCATTCGTTTCAACAAGGTAAGCTAATCGCATTAAGTGTGTCTCCCCGGGGCATTCAGATCTGGGGTAGAAGAGCAGGAACCGTATTTTATGACGATTTGAAGATTGCCGCGGCTTCGGGTGTGGATCAGATCGAATTTACCAGATACGTGGAAGCCGAACAGCTTGCTGCATTCGATGCGGACGTCATCATCGTTAGTGTTATGAAGGACCATCATTCCCTGATGGTGTGGGAGAGGCTTCAACATGCGGAAAGCTGGAAACAGCTGCATGCCGTACGAAACCGACAAGTCTATCTGACACAGGGAGGACATTGGTTAAGCGAACCGATCCTGGAACATACAGCCAATCGGCATGAACTTCTGCTTCAGGAAGTAAACTTGCTATTTAGTGCCCGGTAA
- the nrdF gene encoding class 1b ribonucleoside-diphosphate reductase subunit beta yields MPAIQAVNWNRADDDFTLMFWNQNIMQFWTDDEIPLSDDKMTWGMLSDIEKDAYMKVLGGLTLLDTIQGGVGMPQIMEHVDGLQRKAVLSFMAMMEQIHAKSYSSIFTTLASTEEIDSVFKWVEENPYLQTKATVIRQYYMNIETSKDLYMAMAASVLLESYLFYSGFFYPLYLAGQGKLTCSGEIIDLILRDESIHGVYVGVLAQEIYASFDETQRNDVYQGLVDLVQLLHQNELQYTEELYTPIHLSEEVETFLRYNANKAMMNLGFEPLFEDEEVNPIVLNGISTHTKQHDFFSKKGNGYIRTLNVEPLTDDDFKFE; encoded by the coding sequence ATGCCGGCAATTCAAGCTGTGAACTGGAATCGGGCGGATGATGATTTCACACTGATGTTCTGGAATCAGAATATTATGCAATTTTGGACCGATGACGAGATTCCTTTATCCGATGATAAAATGACCTGGGGCATGCTCAGTGATATAGAAAAAGACGCTTATATGAAAGTTTTGGGAGGCTTAACCCTTCTGGATACGATCCAGGGCGGTGTAGGTATGCCGCAGATTATGGAGCATGTCGATGGACTGCAACGCAAAGCCGTACTTAGTTTTATGGCGATGATGGAACAAATTCATGCGAAATCATACAGTAGTATTTTTACCACATTGGCATCAACCGAAGAAATTGACAGTGTATTTAAATGGGTGGAAGAAAATCCATATCTGCAAACCAAAGCGACGGTTATACGTCAGTATTACATGAACATTGAAACTTCAAAAGATCTGTATATGGCGATGGCGGCCTCCGTTCTTTTGGAAAGTTATTTGTTTTACAGCGGATTTTTCTATCCACTCTATTTAGCTGGACAAGGCAAACTCACATGCAGTGGTGAGATCATTGATCTGATTCTGCGGGATGAAAGTATTCACGGTGTATATGTGGGGGTATTGGCCCAGGAAATATACGCGAGCTTTGATGAAACGCAGCGGAACGATGTGTATCAAGGTTTGGTTGATCTAGTACAGCTTCTTCATCAAAATGAGCTGCAATATACGGAGGAATTATATACACCTATTCATTTGAGCGAAGAAGTGGAAACCTTCCTTCGTTATAATGCTAACAAAGCCATGATGAACCTCGGTTTTGAGCCATTATTTGAAGACGAGGAAGTTAACCCGATTGTGTTAAATGGAATCAGTACACATACCAAACAGCATGACTTTTTCTCTAAAAAAGGAAACGGTTATATTCGTACTCTGAATGTAGAACCTCTGACGGATGATGATTTCAAGTTTGAATAA
- a CDS encoding ABC transporter permease has translation MFRATRKYAHLYGMFIKNCLIAQMEFRGNFMMSLLVESVYLLAKLLYVLVVFRTDLHVDGIPPEGLLLFIGMHTVVTGMYVGLFFTNFTKIPEYIKDGSLDLMLTKPVSLQFMASLRYVDLALPIPDILVGFVMIGIGWHAMDIPLTFLQLAGFMLLLFVSVIITYCLMIIPALLSFRFVQTGSASEIAHSAWDANNFPMAIYPTWVRRIGTFVIPLFLITNFGPMFLLGQLSWLYTGLALVASLILFTVIRLLWKQAVKGYSSASS, from the coding sequence ATGTTTAGAGCCACGAGAAAATACGCACATTTGTATGGCATGTTCATCAAAAATTGTCTCATTGCCCAGATGGAGTTTCGAGGCAATTTCATGATGAGCCTGCTGGTGGAATCCGTCTACTTGCTCGCCAAACTGTTATATGTGCTCGTCGTGTTCCGCACCGATCTTCACGTCGACGGCATACCGCCCGAAGGGCTGCTACTATTTATAGGCATGCACACCGTGGTGACAGGTATGTATGTCGGGCTGTTTTTCACCAATTTCACGAAAATTCCCGAATATATTAAGGACGGCTCACTTGATCTAATGTTAACGAAGCCGGTTTCTCTTCAATTCATGGCTTCCTTGCGTTATGTCGATCTGGCGCTGCCAATCCCTGATATTTTAGTTGGTTTCGTCATGATTGGCATTGGCTGGCATGCGATGGACATACCCCTGACGTTTCTCCAGCTAGCCGGGTTTATGCTGCTGTTATTCGTGTCCGTTATCATCACATACTGTCTAATGATTATCCCTGCATTGCTGTCATTTCGGTTCGTTCAGACGGGTTCTGCATCGGAGATCGCCCATTCCGCCTGGGATGCCAACAATTTTCCAATGGCAATATACCCAACTTGGGTCCGGCGGATCGGTACCTTTGTCATTCCGCTGTTCCTGATTACCAATTTCGGGCCGATGTTCCTGCTAGGACAGCTCAGCTGGCTCTATACAGGACTGGCGTTGGTCGCTTCGCTTATACTCTTCACAGTTATACGATTGCTCTGGAAACAGGCTGTAAAGGGATATAGTAGTGCAAGCAGTTAA
- the nrdI gene encoding class Ib ribonucleoside-diphosphate reductase assembly flavoprotein NrdI: protein MLIVYDSITGNVKRFISKLQLPAVQVQNQMTIDEPYVLVTYTTGFGQIPDKVSSFLQKNSAYLIGVAASGNRNWGERFAKSADLISASYNVPVISKFELSGSKRDVEYFEQEVSRIASY from the coding sequence GTGCTAATTGTGTATGATTCTATAACCGGGAATGTTAAGAGGTTTATTTCCAAGCTTCAACTGCCGGCTGTTCAGGTTCAGAATCAAATGACGATTGATGAACCGTACGTACTTGTGACATATACAACAGGTTTTGGACAGATACCTGATAAGGTGTCTTCTTTTTTGCAAAAAAACTCTGCATACCTGATTGGCGTGGCCGCCAGCGGTAACCGTAACTGGGGTGAGCGTTTTGCCAAAAGTGCAGATTTGATATCTGCATCTTATAACGTCCCGGTTATTAGTAAATTTGAATTATCGGGCTCCAAGAGAGATGTGGAGTATTTTGAACAGGAGGTGAGCCGCATTGCGTCATATTGA
- a CDS encoding ABC transporter permease codes for MNGRKLYTAVFSMGVQQSMEYRFHFFLGLLGAAFPILVQYFIWTAVYQHSGETALFSYSYNQIILYTILAGLVSKLIATQFEHQIVDDIKNGGLNKYLIKPVSYFGYRLVSFFGQKAIYYGVTAVLLVGIIWISSAGGVLEFQVIRLILFVVTLSGALLLNFLISYCICASAFYLNEISYFFVITSLLVNILSGGMFPLEIFGDSIVEALQYTPFPYTIYFPVNVLSGKTEVAAMYQGLLIQMGWILLFLWLSRLTWRISMKKYSAVGG; via the coding sequence ATGAATGGACGCAAATTGTATACGGCTGTATTTTCGATGGGTGTGCAGCAATCGATGGAATACCGATTTCACTTCTTTCTCGGTCTTCTCGGAGCCGCGTTTCCGATTCTTGTCCAGTATTTTATATGGACAGCGGTGTACCAACATTCCGGCGAAACGGCGCTATTCTCGTATTCATATAATCAAATTATTTTGTATACGATCTTGGCGGGCTTGGTTTCCAAGCTGATCGCTACCCAGTTCGAGCACCAGATTGTCGATGACATCAAGAACGGCGGTCTCAACAAGTATTTGATCAAACCGGTTAGTTACTTCGGATATCGGCTAGTATCCTTTTTCGGACAGAAGGCGATCTATTACGGCGTTACAGCTGTGCTGCTTGTCGGGATTATCTGGATATCATCTGCCGGTGGTGTGCTTGAGTTCCAGGTCATACGGCTAATCTTGTTCGTCGTTACGTTGTCGGGGGCGCTATTGCTCAATTTCTTGATCTCTTATTGCATCTGTGCAAGTGCTTTTTATCTAAATGAAATCTCTTATTTTTTCGTCATTACGAGTCTGCTCGTGAATATTCTGAGCGGAGGTATGTTTCCGTTGGAGATTTTCGGGGATTCGATAGTGGAGGCACTTCAGTACACGCCGTTTCCGTATACCATTTATTTTCCGGTCAATGTGCTCAGTGGCAAAACGGAAGTGGCGGCGATGTATCAAGGATTGCTCATCCAGATGGGGTGGATACTCCTGTTCTTATGGCTATCCCGTCTAACGTGGCGCATATCCATGAAGAAATATTCAGCGGTTGGGGGGTAG
- a CDS encoding ABC transporter ATP-binding protein — protein sequence MDFIRVRELHKSFVYYRKEAGLKHSLKNLFARKSLVKEAVKSVSFDIGPGECVGFLGPNGAGKTTTLKMLSGILYPTSGEADVLGYVPWERKNEFKRLFSIVMGQKNQLWWDLPASDSIYLNKCIYDVEDDLYRRSLAELSEMLDVQDLLDVQVRRLSLGERMKMELIAALIHRPKLLYLDEPTIGLDFPSQKRVREFLKYYNEQFGATILLTSHYMKDVEDLCKRTIIINEGSLLYDGDLHKINDLFGEHKIVKLQFSEPVAEQRLAKFGKMISADDYSVVLELPKHRLKEVSRAMLDSFPIVDWTIEDVPIEESISMLYQKESVG from the coding sequence CGTATATTACCGGAAAGAAGCAGGACTCAAACATTCACTGAAAAACTTATTTGCTCGCAAATCACTTGTGAAGGAAGCGGTTAAATCCGTTTCCTTCGATATCGGCCCTGGAGAGTGCGTTGGATTTCTGGGTCCGAACGGAGCAGGTAAAACCACAACGCTCAAAATGTTGTCGGGCATTCTATATCCCACAAGTGGAGAAGCCGACGTACTTGGTTATGTACCTTGGGAGCGAAAAAATGAATTCAAACGGCTGTTCTCCATTGTAATGGGTCAGAAAAATCAACTTTGGTGGGACCTTCCTGCCAGCGATTCGATTTATTTGAACAAATGTATATATGACGTCGAGGATGATCTCTATCGTCGAAGTCTTGCCGAACTATCAGAGATGCTTGATGTGCAAGACTTGCTGGATGTACAGGTTCGCAGGCTGTCCTTGGGTGAACGTATGAAAATGGAGCTAATCGCAGCTCTGATCCACCGACCAAAGCTGCTGTATCTTGACGAGCCAACGATCGGCCTGGATTTCCCCTCTCAGAAGAGGGTGCGGGAATTTCTGAAATACTATAATGAGCAGTTTGGCGCCACGATCCTGCTGACGAGCCACTACATGAAGGACGTGGAGGACCTGTGCAAGCGGACAATCATTATTAACGAAGGAAGTCTTCTGTATGACGGAGATCTTCATAAGATTAATGATCTGTTTGGCGAGCACAAAATTGTAAAGTTGCAGTTCTCGGAACCGGTTGCCGAGCAGCGGCTGGCCAAATTCGGAAAAATGATCAGCGCAGACGACTACAGCGTTGTTCTGGAACTGCCCAAACACCGTCTAAAAGAAGTGTCGCGTGCTATGCTCGATTCGTTTCCAATCGTTGACTGGACGATTGAGGATGTGCCGATCGAGGAGAGTATATCGATGCTCTACCAAAAGGAATCCGTCGGATGA
- a CDS encoding response regulator transcription factor encodes MNGTLQQNRILIVDDDERVRRLLRMYLEKEQFIVEEASLGWQALGQLHHGSYALIILDWILPDIKGIEICHYLRTNLSIPVMFLTAKSEETDRLEAFKAGADDFVMKPFSPREVVLRIKTMMARYNGLIEPAPKDHSASEVLISSILINPTSRRVTVGQVEIHMTPKEFDLLYHLATHSEIAFSRQDLLRIVWKVEHEEDLDYRTVDTHVKRLRDKLSEYVPNREDLIQTLWGFGYILRLPH; translated from the coding sequence ATGAACGGGACCCTGCAGCAAAATAGAATATTGATTGTAGATGATGATGAACGGGTCCGAAGACTTCTTCGCATGTATTTGGAGAAAGAACAATTTATCGTTGAGGAGGCTTCGCTAGGCTGGCAAGCCCTTGGGCAGCTTCATCACGGTTCTTATGCCTTGATCATTCTCGATTGGATTCTTCCCGATATTAAGGGAATTGAAATATGCCATTATCTTAGGACCAACTTAAGCATACCCGTCATGTTTCTGACAGCCAAGTCAGAAGAAACTGATCGGCTTGAAGCTTTCAAAGCAGGGGCGGATGACTTTGTCATGAAACCATTCAGTCCGAGGGAGGTTGTGCTACGTATTAAAACTATGATGGCTCGTTATAACGGATTAATCGAACCTGCGCCAAAAGATCATTCAGCGAGCGAGGTGTTGATTTCCTCCATTCTAATCAATCCAACTTCCCGTAGAGTCACAGTAGGACAAGTGGAGATTCATATGACTCCCAAAGAATTTGATTTGCTTTATCATCTGGCGACACACTCGGAAATAGCATTCTCTAGGCAGGATTTGCTGAGAATTGTTTGGAAAGTGGAGCATGAGGAAGATCTGGATTATCGGACTGTAGATACCCATGTGAAACGGTTGCGTGACAAACTATCCGAGTATGTGCCGAATCGGGAAGATCTGATTCAAACCCTGTGGGGGTTCGGTTATATTCTTCGTTTGCCTCACTGA